One genomic segment of Pseudoalteromonas sp. GCY includes these proteins:
- a CDS encoding DEAD/DEAH box helicase, producing MSFSHLGLAPEINQAVVEQGYDKPTPIQEQAIPAILEGRDVMAAAQTGTGKTAGFTLPLLQKLIAGTKPRANNVRALILTPTRELADQVWQSVALYSKHLPISSEVVYGGVKINPQMMKLRKGIDVLVATPGRLLDLYQQNAVKFDDLEVLVLDEADRMLDMGFIHDIKRIIKVLPSHRQNLMFSATFSEEIRALAKGLIHDPVEISVAPANSTAKSVTQWVYPVDKSKRTGLLKHLVQTHDWQQVLVFTRTKHGANRLVKDLEKAKINAAAIHGNKSQSARMKALAGFKNGEVRVLVATDIVARGLDIQELPHVVNFDLPNVYEDYVHRIGRTGRAGATGEAISFVTQETASDLFGIERLIQQLVPRKVEPGFEPQLAVPESTLDTRPIKQKKPKKPKKPKAADAEQAPSAQPKNKPKQNSGPRNNKPSGNGKPAGNNSGSRRRRPSSSANKPKSQHSGDKRTPRQKPASGN from the coding sequence ATGAGCTTTAGCCACCTAGGTTTAGCCCCAGAAATAAATCAAGCCGTTGTCGAACAAGGTTACGACAAACCGACTCCCATTCAAGAGCAAGCCATTCCTGCCATTTTAGAAGGTAGAGACGTGATGGCTGCGGCACAAACGGGAACGGGAAAAACAGCGGGCTTTACACTACCTTTGTTGCAAAAGCTGATTGCTGGCACTAAGCCACGTGCAAATAACGTACGCGCGTTAATTCTAACGCCGACCAGAGAACTTGCTGACCAAGTATGGCAAAGTGTTGCGCTGTACAGTAAACACCTTCCTATCAGCTCTGAAGTAGTTTACGGCGGTGTGAAGATCAATCCGCAAATGATGAAGCTGCGTAAAGGCATTGATGTTTTAGTGGCAACACCTGGACGATTACTCGACCTTTACCAGCAGAATGCTGTCAAATTTGATGACCTTGAAGTACTGGTATTGGATGAAGCCGACCGTATGCTAGACATGGGCTTTATCCACGATATCAAGCGCATCATCAAAGTATTGCCAAGCCACAGACAAAACTTGATGTTCTCTGCAACTTTCTCTGAAGAGATTAGAGCATTGGCGAAAGGGCTAATTCATGATCCAGTAGAAATATCTGTAGCACCGGCAAACAGCACAGCTAAAAGCGTGACTCAATGGGTTTATCCAGTAGACAAAAGTAAACGTACGGGCTTACTAAAGCATTTAGTGCAAACGCATGATTGGCAACAAGTGTTGGTATTCACCCGCACAAAACACGGTGCTAACCGCTTAGTTAAAGATCTAGAAAAAGCCAAGATCAATGCCGCAGCAATCCATGGGAATAAAAGCCAAAGCGCTCGCATGAAAGCCCTTGCTGGCTTTAAAAATGGTGAAGTACGTGTACTTGTTGCCACTGATATTGTGGCACGGGGTCTGGATATTCAAGAGTTGCCTCATGTCGTGAACTTTGACCTGCCAAATGTTTACGAAGATTATGTTCACCGTATCGGTAGAACAGGCCGCGCTGGTGCGACGGGTGAAGCCATCTCATTTGTTACGCAAGAGACCGCAAGCGACTTATTTGGCATTGAACGATTAATTCAACAGTTGGTGCCGCGTAAAGTGGAGCCAGGGTTTGAACCGCAACTTGCCGTACCTGAGTCAACGTTAGATACGCGCCCAATCAAGCAGAAAAAGCCAAAGAAACCGAAAAAGCCAAAGGCGGCAGACGCTGAGCAAGCACCTTCCGCTCAGCCGAAAAATAAACCTAAGCAAAATTCAGGTCCTCGCAACAATAAGCCGAGTGGTAACGGCAAACCTGCGGGTAACAACAGTGGCAGCCGCAGACGTCGCCCATCATCGTCTGCAAACAAGCCAAAGAGCCAACACTCTGGAGACAAGCGTACACCACGTCAGAAGCCTGCTTCTGGCAATTAA
- a CDS encoding cytochrome b: MTDQTTRFNLSMRVLHWSMALLIFAMIFAGLTMVRALEPWQLTLLGLHKSFGVLALMLLLLRFLIRIKSSTPSLPSGMSAIQVKLAKLSHWLLYVLMLIIPTSGLLMQYYAARPIVVFDLFTIPATMVPHIEYFAVFREGHGLAVLLLIAVLAVHIGAALHHHFIRKDGVLKSMW; encoded by the coding sequence ATGACTGATCAGACAACACGATTTAATCTCTCGATGAGAGTGCTTCACTGGTCTATGGCATTACTTATCTTTGCTATGATTTTTGCCGGCCTTACGATGGTACGTGCGCTTGAGCCTTGGCAGCTTACTTTACTTGGGTTACATAAGTCGTTTGGTGTGCTGGCACTTATGCTGCTTTTATTGCGCTTTCTTATAAGAATAAAGTCATCGACACCCAGCTTGCCATCTGGTATGTCGGCAATACAAGTCAAACTAGCCAAACTCAGCCACTGGCTGCTTTACGTATTGATGTTAATCATACCGACTAGCGGCCTGTTGATGCAGTATTATGCAGCGCGACCAATTGTGGTGTTCGACTTGTTCACCATTCCAGCCACGATGGTGCCTCACATCGAATACTTTGCTGTATTTCGCGAAGGGCATGGTTTAGCTGTATTGCTACTGATTGCAGTACTTGCGGTTCATATTGGAGCGGCGCTTCACCATCACTTTATAAGAAAAGATGGCGTGCTAAAAAGCATGTGGTAA
- a CDS encoding SDR family oxidoreductase: MKTLIIGASGQIGKMTTKKMLEQGHDVVALVRNKGKLADIQSEQLTIIEQDLEGDFSSAFDNVEQVIFSAGSGRETGADKTLLIDLWAAIKAIDYAVKANVKHFIMVSSIGADDPDNIESEIKPYLIAKHMADQHLQRSIVNYTIVRPGSLLNEPATGGFSTSRPKNREDAVINRENVADALVYLAAQHPQNLTFELFNGKQSVEQTLC, translated from the coding sequence ATGAAGACCTTAATCATTGGTGCCAGTGGTCAAATTGGAAAAATGACGACAAAGAAAATGCTGGAACAAGGCCATGACGTCGTGGCGTTAGTGCGCAATAAAGGTAAGCTAGCTGATATTCAGTCTGAGCAACTCACTATCATTGAGCAAGACCTTGAAGGCGATTTTAGTTCAGCCTTTGACAACGTCGAGCAGGTAATATTTAGTGCAGGTTCTGGTAGAGAGACCGGTGCGGATAAAACCCTACTTATTGATTTGTGGGCCGCCATTAAGGCCATTGACTATGCTGTGAAAGCTAACGTTAAACATTTTATTATGGTCAGCTCCATTGGTGCCGACGATCCTGATAACATTGAAAGTGAAATCAAACCTTACTTGATAGCCAAACACATGGCTGACCAACACCTACAGAGAAGTATTGTAAACTACACCATCGTTCGGCCAGGTTCCTTATTAAATGAGCCTGCAACCGGGGGGTTCTCCACTTCACGCCCTAAAAATAGAGAAGATGCCGTGATAAATCGAGAGAATGTCGCAGACGCGCTAGTTTACCTTGCAGCTCAGCATCCTCAGAATCTAACGTTTGAGTTATTTAACGGCAAGCAGTCAGTCGAACAAACCCTATGCTAA
- a CDS encoding SPFH domain-containing protein: MKSKSSIGSSIVSIIVIGIVLLFSITSCTNPSTPAGHEGYVFEQPRFFGSGGYQGSLVGPSNYGFSPLRNQVVNIDMRPNTYTERFEILAKDDLNISFDFHAVIAIKPDTVKDVVENYGAENWYQRFVRETFRTYVRDEVQQYDSGALKSKREQIAEIVTKRLKGYLQSAPFDIKQVVIGNINYPDIVANAVEKKLAAQQLLAEKETQKAIAKKDAEIRIEEAKGIAEAQKIINATLTANYLQHEAINAQLKMAESPNHTTVYIPVGTNGIPLVKESR, from the coding sequence ATGAAATCAAAATCTAGCATTGGAAGCTCAATTGTATCTATTATCGTGATTGGCATTGTGTTACTTTTTTCCATCACATCTTGCACAAATCCAAGCACACCCGCAGGACATGAAGGCTATGTTTTTGAGCAACCGAGATTTTTTGGTTCTGGTGGTTACCAAGGTAGCTTAGTAGGTCCGAGCAACTATGGTTTTTCCCCGCTCAGAAATCAAGTCGTCAATATCGATATGCGCCCAAACACTTATACAGAACGCTTTGAGATCTTAGCCAAAGATGACTTGAACATCAGTTTTGATTTTCATGCAGTCATTGCAATTAAGCCAGACACAGTAAAAGATGTCGTTGAAAATTATGGTGCAGAGAATTGGTATCAGCGTTTTGTTCGCGAAACTTTCAGAACCTATGTTCGCGACGAAGTCCAACAATACGATAGTGGCGCATTAAAAAGCAAACGCGAACAAATTGCTGAAATCGTAACAAAGCGCTTAAAAGGCTACCTACAGTCAGCGCCATTTGATATCAAACAAGTGGTGATCGGTAACATTAATTATCCAGATATTGTAGCCAATGCTGTAGAAAAGAAACTCGCTGCGCAACAGCTGCTAGCAGAAAAAGAAACTCAAAAGGCCATTGCTAAAAAAGATGCTGAAATTCGGATTGAAGAAGCAAAAGGTATCGCTGAAGCGCAAAAAATCATCAACGCCACACTTACTGCAAACTACTTACAACATGAAGCGATAAATGCGCAGCTAAAAATGGCAGAATCTCCTAACCATACAACGGTTTATATTCCGGTTGGCACCAACGGCATTCCACTGGTTAAAGAGAGTCGATAA
- a CDS encoding fascin domain-containing protein yields the protein MNILKLILFTLFGSTFLAHAGTQYVTQAASNITETSAQLNGYSASTIGLSGETFDYGLTTNYGYSALATPAGINGPVSAQIANLECGTEYHFRFRGDPKPPRTTIQGEDLTFTTAPCGPTIFTNVSFETGGQYYFVAENNGGNTVNANRIAIGPWERFNLIDVNGGNLFDGDTIHIQTATGYYFVAKQGGGAELNANRTVASIWETFTIELPNNPGALIQNGDKVALKSINGHYIQAAGNGGAGANVHATVIGCNATYPCSWEMFKIIF from the coding sequence ATGAATATCTTGAAATTGATACTGTTCACATTGTTTGGTAGTACATTTTTAGCGCATGCTGGTACGCAATATGTGACCCAAGCTGCGAGCAATATCACAGAAACTTCCGCTCAATTAAACGGCTACTCCGCTTCTACTATTGGTTTAAGTGGAGAAACGTTTGATTATGGCCTAACCACCAACTACGGCTATAGTGCACTCGCGACACCCGCAGGCATTAATGGTCCGGTAAGCGCACAAATAGCGAACCTAGAGTGTGGCACCGAATATCATTTTCGTTTTCGAGGAGACCCAAAACCACCCCGCACCACCATTCAAGGTGAAGATTTAACCTTCACCACAGCCCCATGTGGCCCTACGATTTTTACTAATGTGTCGTTTGAAACGGGCGGGCAATATTACTTCGTTGCAGAAAACAATGGCGGTAATACAGTAAATGCCAATCGTATCGCGATTGGCCCTTGGGAGCGATTTAATCTTATCGATGTAAACGGCGGTAACCTGTTTGATGGCGACACAATCCACATTCAAACAGCCACTGGCTATTACTTTGTTGCAAAGCAAGGTGGTGGCGCTGAGTTAAATGCCAACCGAACGGTGGCTTCTATTTGGGAAACCTTCACGATTGAGTTGCCGAATAACCCCGGCGCCTTGATCCAAAATGGCGATAAAGTGGCGCTTAAGTCAATCAATGGTCACTATATCCAAGCCGCAGGTAATGGTGGCGCAGGAGCCAATGTGCATGCTACCGTCATAGGCTGTAACGCCACTTATCCCTGTTCATGGGAAATGTTTAAGATTATTTTTTAA
- a CDS encoding catalase family peroxidase: MKYTSVSLLEKGFYFASLGVALLLSPLTQAQTEQVTAQQFVDLQQGQNHFPGFRRAHAKGICVSGEFKSNGRLSQYSNATVLKAGTHPFIGRLSIAGNSPHAAELTAPVRSFALSFVTGVERWNIAMNTPPVMAVTNPHDFYQQIVALKRGKEAVKDFFAKHPESTDFLAWKANYAPSPSFALETYHSINAFYLVDEKAQRQAVRWRMLPLNEESKNTYTDKDALQQEFATRLEKGAVRFTWQFIFAKQEDDENNPAKLWPSNRAKLDAGEVSITHWRPQLEGNCHALNFDPLILPSGVTATEDPILRARSAAYAESYRRRAKEQLMGALEEKAND; this comes from the coding sequence GTGAAATACACATCTGTATCCTTGTTAGAAAAGGGGTTTTACTTTGCGAGCCTTGGTGTTGCGTTGCTACTTTCACCATTAACACAAGCGCAAACTGAGCAAGTCACCGCCCAGCAATTTGTCGATTTGCAACAAGGGCAAAACCACTTCCCAGGGTTCCGTAGGGCACACGCAAAAGGGATTTGTGTGTCAGGAGAATTTAAATCGAATGGACGGTTATCTCAGTATTCAAACGCAACAGTTTTAAAAGCTGGCACGCATCCATTTATTGGTCGATTGTCTATTGCTGGAAATAGCCCGCACGCCGCTGAATTAACTGCACCAGTAAGGAGTTTTGCGCTGAGCTTCGTGACAGGTGTTGAGCGTTGGAATATTGCGATGAATACGCCTCCCGTGATGGCAGTAACAAACCCCCATGATTTTTATCAACAAATTGTTGCTCTGAAGCGGGGCAAAGAGGCAGTAAAAGACTTTTTTGCTAAGCATCCAGAGAGTACGGATTTTTTAGCATGGAAAGCGAATTACGCGCCAAGCCCGAGTTTTGCCCTTGAGACTTATCATAGTATTAATGCTTTTTATTTGGTCGATGAAAAAGCGCAGCGTCAGGCTGTACGCTGGAGAATGCTGCCATTAAACGAAGAAAGTAAAAATACTTACACTGACAAAGATGCGCTACAGCAAGAATTTGCAACTCGATTAGAGAAGGGAGCTGTGCGTTTCACTTGGCAGTTTATATTTGCCAAGCAAGAAGATGATGAAAATAATCCAGCTAAACTCTGGCCCAGTAACCGCGCCAAGTTAGATGCAGGAGAGGTCTCCATAACGCATTGGCGACCGCAATTAGAGGGTAACTGCCATGCGCTCAATTTTGATCCCTTGATATTACCTAGCGGTGTAACTGCAACTGAAGATCCAATTCTAAGAGCGCGCTCTGCTGCATATGCAGAATCCTATCGCCGTAGGGCTAAGGAGCAATTGATGGGCGCGCTTGAGGAGAAAGCGAATGACTGA
- a CDS encoding DUF3297 family protein, whose protein sequence is MTDSTEKPALPDRLSINPRSPHYAKEVLEHHIGIRFNGKERTDVEEYCISEGWIKVASPKALDRRGQPLLLKSKGTVEAYYC, encoded by the coding sequence ATGACAGATTCAACCGAAAAACCAGCATTACCAGATAGACTTTCAATCAACCCTCGCAGCCCACATTATGCTAAAGAAGTGCTAGAACACCACATTGGCATCCGTTTTAACGGAAAAGAGCGCACTGATGTTGAAGAATACTGCATCAGCGAAGGCTGGATTAAGGTAGCATCACCAAAGGCATTAGACCGTCGTGGTCAGCCTTTGCTACTGAAGTCAAAAGGGACTGTTGAAGCTTACTACTGCTAA
- the dbpA gene encoding ATP-dependent RNA helicase DbpA, giving the protein MTQPLFSSTSLSSALLDNLASLGYHTMTDIQAQTLPLILAGKDVIGQGKTGSGKTAAFSLGLLHNLNVKRFRVQALVVCPTRELADQVAVEIRKLARAIHNIKVLALCGGAPMGPQIGSLEHGAHIIVGTPGRIEEHLRKGRLSLDEVNTFVLDEADRMLEMGFEESLQCIIDHCPTARQNLLFSATYPPKIEQLAQHIMKDAAKVTVEATHDDSSIEQYFYEVDNNDARLPAVQKLLMQFQPNSAVIFCNTKAECQNVCDSLYSLGFDAAALHGDLEQKDRDRTLVRFANKSVTILLATDVAARGIDVDHVDMVINYHIAHDPEVHVHRVGRTGRAGNKGVACSLMSYKESHKVNALEDYLGKTIEPNPLPSDQVLNNKINRAPMVTIQIDGGKKAKLRPGDILGALTSNQTLKGDQIGKIKVTAMSSYVAVERSIANVALKTISEGKMKGRNFRARKVTK; this is encoded by the coding sequence TTGACTCAGCCACTTTTTTCAAGTACCTCACTTTCCAGCGCCTTACTCGATAACCTCGCGTCATTGGGGTATCACACCATGACTGACATTCAAGCACAAACCTTACCGCTTATCTTGGCGGGTAAAGATGTCATTGGCCAAGGTAAAACGGGCTCAGGTAAAACCGCCGCTTTCTCTTTAGGACTATTACATAATTTAAACGTGAAACGCTTTCGCGTGCAGGCGCTTGTAGTATGCCCAACTCGAGAGCTTGCCGATCAGGTTGCGGTTGAAATTCGCAAGCTTGCCCGTGCTATTCATAACATCAAAGTGTTAGCGCTGTGTGGTGGCGCGCCGATGGGTCCACAAATTGGCTCTCTTGAACACGGTGCGCACATCATTGTGGGCACGCCAGGGCGTATTGAAGAGCATCTGCGCAAAGGCCGTTTGTCGCTAGATGAAGTGAATACCTTTGTACTTGATGAAGCGGATCGCATGTTGGAGATGGGTTTTGAAGAGTCGCTGCAGTGCATCATAGATCACTGCCCTACAGCGCGCCAAAACCTGTTATTTAGTGCAACTTACCCGCCAAAAATAGAGCAGCTCGCGCAGCACATCATGAAAGATGCAGCCAAAGTCACGGTTGAAGCAACACATGATGATAGCTCAATTGAACAGTACTTTTACGAAGTCGACAATAACGACGCGAGATTGCCAGCGGTACAAAAGCTGTTAATGCAATTTCAACCAAATTCAGCGGTTATCTTCTGTAATACCAAGGCAGAATGCCAGAACGTATGCGACAGCTTATATAGCCTAGGTTTTGATGCGGCAGCACTTCACGGTGACTTAGAGCAAAAAGACCGCGACCGCACATTGGTTCGTTTTGCGAATAAAAGCGTGACCATTTTATTGGCAACGGATGTCGCTGCTCGAGGTATCGACGTCGATCACGTAGATATGGTGATCAACTACCATATCGCCCATGACCCAGAAGTGCATGTTCACCGCGTTGGCAGAACCGGACGTGCAGGCAATAAAGGCGTGGCATGCTCTTTAATGAGTTATAAAGAATCGCATAAAGTAAATGCCCTCGAAGACTATTTAGGCAAGACAATAGAGCCCAATCCCCTCCCAAGCGACCAAGTGTTAAATAACAAAATTAACCGAGCGCCGATGGTAACCATTCAAATCGACGGCGGTAAGAAAGCGAAATTAAGACCGGGTGATATCTTAGGTGCACTGACCTCAAATCAAACGTTAAAAGGTGACCAAATCGGAAAAATAAAAGTCACCGCGATGTCATCATACGTTGCGGTTGAGCGCAGTATTGCCAACGTGGCGCTTAAAACAATCTCAGAAGGAAAAATGAAAGGCCGTAACTTTAGAGCTCGCAAAGTAACAAAGTAA
- a CDS encoding TRAP transporter substrate-binding protein, producing MSKSRRQFLEASLAACLSASFPVSQVLALNLFSEDEREQEMAKRSAALHILRLASPYPADQSDFIPHMHQVFKENVESMTRGKIYVDVHHSGALGSGRELMAAVTRGHVEAALISVSNLSRALPVLDILNIPFWASSNRAFLNLICSPQWQSLVIKPISEQGKLNILMHHLVGGRTLTSTKQFNRLINLPEKLKGVVLRVPASKVLSHFYSMTSANVIDVPWAQVAKMARTKHIEVIDPSVVGLFAGPDLLKNEIGQIALLGSVPDAWVTVANQHWLDGLPLRLKGEIKDAGKQTFHTHIAQIEQLQKHCERELMALGAKLHPLSVDEKREWQLRFGHHNAQWNKVKRELLGSTRAFQQLVNATEKEFI from the coding sequence ATGTCCAAGAGTAGACGTCAATTTCTTGAAGCTTCACTAGCGGCATGTTTGAGTGCTTCATTTCCGGTTAGCCAAGTACTTGCACTAAATTTATTCTCAGAAGATGAACGAGAACAAGAAATGGCTAAGCGCAGTGCTGCCCTCCATATTTTAAGATTAGCTTCCCCATACCCCGCGGATCAAAGTGACTTTATCCCGCACATGCATCAAGTGTTTAAGGAAAATGTTGAGTCTATGACTCGCGGTAAAATCTATGTTGATGTTCACCATAGTGGCGCGCTTGGAAGTGGCCGCGAGTTAATGGCGGCAGTGACTCGTGGACATGTAGAGGCCGCACTTATCTCTGTGTCAAATCTGTCTCGGGCGTTACCTGTGCTAGATATCCTTAATATCCCATTTTGGGCGAGCTCAAACCGCGCGTTTCTCAATCTAATTTGTTCGCCACAGTGGCAGTCACTTGTTATTAAGCCTATTAGTGAACAAGGAAAACTGAATATCTTAATGCATCATCTCGTTGGAGGTCGCACCCTAACAAGCACAAAACAGTTCAACCGCTTGATTAATTTGCCTGAAAAACTCAAAGGAGTAGTGTTAAGAGTGCCTGCTTCTAAGGTTTTGAGTCATTTTTACAGTATGACGTCGGCAAATGTTATTGATGTGCCTTGGGCACAAGTGGCCAAAATGGCAAGAACAAAACATATAGAGGTTATTGACCCTAGCGTTGTTGGCTTGTTTGCAGGTCCTGATCTGCTAAAAAACGAGATAGGGCAGATAGCTTTACTCGGAAGTGTCCCCGATGCTTGGGTGACCGTCGCAAATCAGCATTGGTTAGATGGTTTGCCGCTGCGCTTAAAAGGGGAAATCAAGGACGCGGGTAAGCAAACATTTCATACTCATATTGCGCAGATAGAGCAACTGCAAAAGCACTGTGAGCGCGAGCTCATGGCCTTGGGCGCAAAGCTGCACCCTTTAAGTGTGGACGAAAAGCGCGAATGGCAATTAAGGTTTGGTCATCACAATGCACAGTGGAATAAGGTAAAGCGAGAGCTCCTAGGCAGTACTCGCGCATTTCAACAGCTGGTAAATGCAACAGAAAAAGAGTTTATTTAA
- a CDS encoding GNAT family N-acetyltransferase produces the protein MKISVVENPEQQFVDFLSSKISEFNWANWEVTERLPLAVEVTDESGEVVAGAAARTFGNWLLLDTLWVSETLRGQNIGSQILKSLEAAAKRRGCVKCLLDTLNFQAMPFYEKHGYETQWIQEHYPKDGCKYFMVKVL, from the coding sequence GTGAAAATATCCGTAGTAGAAAATCCTGAGCAACAATTTGTCGATTTTTTAAGTAGTAAAATTAGCGAGTTTAACTGGGCGAATTGGGAGGTCACGGAGCGCCTTCCATTGGCGGTTGAAGTAACGGATGAGTCTGGAGAGGTTGTTGCAGGTGCAGCCGCGCGTACTTTTGGTAACTGGTTGTTGCTCGATACTTTGTGGGTTTCTGAGACACTTAGAGGTCAAAATATCGGCTCACAGATACTAAAAAGTCTAGAAGCGGCGGCCAAGCGAAGAGGGTGCGTGAAATGCTTACTCGATACCTTAAATTTTCAGGCAATGCCGTTTTATGAAAAGCATGGCTACGAAACCCAATGGATCCAAGAGCATTACCCTAAAGATGGCTGTAAGTATTTTATGGTAAAGGTGTTATAA
- a CDS encoding ABC1 kinase family protein, giving the protein MKNSSRKVPSSRFSRLAHLGGLAGQVASNMLLEGAKQAFQGKPIKRTDLLLQSKNIHAVAKKLSHLRGAAMKLGQLLSMDAGDLLPPELAMLLSHLRSDAMPMPHKQLVGVLEQELGQDWLDKFSHIELKSFAQASIGQVHRANTESGQPLAIKIQYPGVAKSIQSDVDNVASLIKMTGLLPKGINIAPLIAEAKSQLLAETNYQQEADHLQQFARGLEKDTRFKIPLVYPSLSSQHLLTMEYVNGEPLAEAVALPQPVRNNIVTALIELFFIEMFELKLIQTDPNFANYLFNKDTHKIVLLDFGATRVVSDTISSGYKNLLRAAMEQNHAAVKQAACNIGYFDTDISPEYCDAVIELFLLATTPLRCDSPFDFANSQLSKKISEKGLALNNRCDEWHTPPVDALFIHRKLAGLYLIAAKLQAKVDLTALQTYLK; this is encoded by the coding sequence TTGAAAAATAGCTCACGAAAAGTACCATCGTCAAGGTTTAGTCGCCTCGCTCACTTAGGTGGGCTAGCAGGTCAAGTTGCTTCAAATATGCTACTTGAAGGTGCAAAGCAGGCATTTCAAGGAAAGCCAATCAAACGCACTGATTTACTACTACAAAGCAAAAACATTCACGCAGTTGCAAAAAAGCTGAGCCATTTGCGTGGTGCGGCAATGAAGTTAGGTCAATTACTTTCAATGGATGCAGGCGATCTTCTACCACCGGAACTTGCGATGTTGCTTTCACACCTGCGTTCAGACGCCATGCCAATGCCGCACAAGCAGCTCGTTGGCGTACTTGAACAAGAATTAGGGCAAGACTGGCTCGATAAGTTTAGCCATATTGAGCTTAAAAGTTTTGCACAAGCGTCTATTGGACAGGTGCACAGAGCCAATACCGAAAGCGGGCAACCACTTGCTATCAAAATACAATACCCAGGAGTGGCAAAAAGTATTCAAAGCGATGTAGACAACGTAGCGAGTCTAATCAAAATGACTGGTCTACTTCCTAAGGGGATCAATATTGCGCCTCTAATAGCGGAAGCTAAATCGCAATTGCTCGCAGAGACTAACTACCAACAAGAAGCGGACCATTTACAGCAGTTTGCCCGCGGACTTGAAAAAGATACGCGCTTTAAAATCCCTCTGGTATATCCAAGCCTAAGTAGCCAACACTTGCTGACTATGGAGTATGTCAATGGCGAACCACTAGCTGAAGCTGTTGCTCTACCTCAACCTGTTCGCAATAACATCGTGACCGCACTGATCGAGCTCTTCTTTATTGAAATGTTCGAGCTTAAATTGATACAAACCGATCCTAACTTTGCCAACTATCTATTTAACAAAGATACTCACAAAATTGTGTTACTAGACTTTGGCGCAACGCGTGTAGTCAGCGATACCATTAGCAGTGGCTATAAAAACTTGTTAAGGGCTGCGATGGAACAGAATCATGCAGCAGTTAAACAAGCAGCGTGCAACATTGGTTATTTCGATACCGATATTTCACCTGAGTATTGTGACGCGGTTATTGAACTGTTTTTACTTGCAACGACTCCACTTCGCTGTGACAGCCCATTTGATTTTGCTAATAGTCAGCTGAGTAAAAAGATAAGCGAAAAAGGGCTAGCATTGAATAACCGCTGTGACGAATGGCATACTCCACCTGTGGATGCGTTGTTTATTCACCGCAAGTTGGCAGGGTTATATTTAATCGCGGCAAAGTTACAAGCCAAGGTGGACTTAACAGCACTGCAAACATATTTAAAATAA